The Agromyces mariniharenae genome includes a window with the following:
- a CDS encoding HpcH/HpaI aldolase family protein: MPVRMTLPPTLAQRIAASDRPLAGMWVCSGSALNAEIAAGSGLDVVLIDAEHSPNGPESILAQLQAVAAYPVAPLVRPPFGDAVVIKQYLDLGVQNLLIPMVDSPEQAADLVRAVRYPPEGVRGVGSSLARSARWNRVPGYLASAASTVSLFVQVESRTAMERVSEIAAVDGVDGILVGPADLAASMGFLGQQDHPEVVDAVLHAIRVGVELGTPVGVNAFAPDAADRYLDAGAAFVLVGADVQLLARASEALADRFIGDGGAAARSEY, translated from the coding sequence ATGCCGGTTCGAATGACCCTCCCCCCGACGCTCGCGCAGCGGATCGCGGCATCCGATCGCCCGCTCGCCGGCATGTGGGTGTGCTCGGGCAGCGCGCTGAACGCCGAGATCGCGGCCGGCAGCGGCCTCGACGTCGTGCTCATCGACGCCGAGCACTCCCCCAACGGACCCGAGTCGATCCTCGCGCAGCTCCAGGCCGTGGCCGCGTACCCGGTGGCGCCGCTCGTGCGCCCGCCGTTCGGCGACGCGGTCGTCATCAAGCAGTACCTCGACCTCGGCGTGCAGAACCTGCTCATCCCGATGGTCGACTCCCCCGAGCAGGCCGCCGACCTCGTGCGCGCCGTGCGCTACCCACCCGAGGGCGTGCGCGGCGTGGGCAGTTCGCTGGCGCGTTCGGCCCGCTGGAACCGCGTGCCGGGCTACCTCGCGTCCGCGGCGTCGACGGTGTCGCTGTTCGTGCAGGTCGAGTCGCGCACGGCGATGGAGCGCGTCTCCGAGATCGCGGCCGTCGACGGCGTCGACGGGATCCTCGTGGGGCCAGCCGACCTGGCCGCGTCGATGGGCTTCCTCGGGCAGCAGGACCACCCCGAGGTCGTCGACGCGGTGCTGCACGCGATCCGCGTCGGCGTCGAGCTCGGCACGCCCGTGGGCGTCAACGCGTTCGCCCCGGATGCCGCGGACCGCTACCTCGACGCGGGCGCCGCGTTCGTGCTGGTGGGCGCCGACGTGCAGCTGCTCGCCCGCGCGTCCGAGGCTCTCGCCGACCGCTTCATCGGCGACGGCGGCGCTGCGGCCCGCTCCGAGTACTGA
- a CDS encoding fumarylacetoacetate hydrolase family protein: MSTAIPGIATPGKVIAVHLNYPSRAAQRGRTPTQPSYFLKPSSSLAASGSTLERPAGTELLAFEGEIALVIGEPARRVSPDEGWRHVAAVTAANDFGLYDLRAADKGSNVRSKGGDGFTPLGPRLIDAASVDPARLRVRTWVDGELVQHDTSDALLFPFGRLVADLSQLMTLERGDVILTGTPAGSSVVAPGAVVEVEVDAPDAAGAPSSGRLVTTITDGTAPFGDFGSRPEVDDRQRIEAWGDAEAAGLATTSTDAAETAFELTDELRALLSSVGTATLSVQLRKRGYTDVFLEGVHANRPGARVVGRARTLRFIPFRPDLFARRGGGYNAQKVAFDTVGPGDVLVIDARGERGTGTVGDVLALRAQVRGAAGIVTDGGTRDFDVVAAMDIPTFSQGPHPSVLGRRHVPWEVDVAISCGGAAVEPGDVIVGDGDGVIVIPPALAWEVAREAAVQEAEDEWVATQVAAGASVDGLFPMNAEWRARYEATLRPGQGPAAR, encoded by the coding sequence ATGAGCACCGCCATCCCCGGTATCGCCACGCCCGGCAAGGTCATCGCCGTGCACCTGAACTACCCGTCCCGCGCCGCGCAGCGCGGTCGCACGCCGACCCAGCCGAGCTATTTCCTGAAGCCGTCGTCGTCGCTCGCCGCCTCGGGCTCCACGCTCGAGCGGCCGGCGGGCACCGAGCTCCTCGCCTTCGAGGGCGAGATCGCGCTCGTCATCGGCGAGCCCGCGCGCCGGGTCTCCCCCGACGAGGGCTGGCGGCACGTCGCCGCCGTCACGGCCGCGAACGACTTCGGCCTCTACGACCTGCGCGCCGCCGACAAGGGGTCGAACGTGCGCTCGAAGGGCGGCGACGGGTTCACGCCGCTCGGCCCGCGGCTCATCGACGCGGCATCCGTCGACCCGGCACGCCTGCGCGTGCGCACCTGGGTCGACGGCGAGCTCGTGCAGCACGACACGAGCGATGCGCTGCTCTTCCCGTTCGGCCGGCTGGTGGCCGACCTCTCGCAGCTCATGACGCTCGAGCGCGGCGACGTGATCCTCACCGGCACGCCCGCGGGGTCGTCCGTGGTCGCGCCGGGCGCCGTTGTCGAGGTCGAGGTCGACGCGCCCGATGCCGCGGGCGCACCGAGCTCCGGACGCCTCGTGACGACGATCACCGACGGCACCGCGCCCTTCGGCGACTTCGGGTCGCGACCCGAGGTCGACGACCGCCAGCGCATCGAGGCCTGGGGCGACGCCGAGGCCGCCGGCCTGGCCACGACGTCGACGGATGCCGCAGAGACCGCCTTCGAGCTCACCGACGAGCTGCGCGCGCTGCTCTCCTCAGTAGGCACCGCAACGCTCAGCGTGCAGCTCCGCAAGCGCGGGTACACCGACGTGTTCCTCGAGGGCGTGCACGCCAACCGGCCGGGCGCCCGCGTAGTCGGACGCGCCCGCACGCTTCGGTTCATCCCGTTCCGGCCCGACCTGTTCGCCCGCAGGGGCGGCGGCTACAACGCGCAGAAGGTCGCGTTCGACACCGTGGGCCCGGGCGACGTGCTCGTCATCGACGCCCGCGGTGAGCGGGGCACCGGCACCGTCGGCGACGTGCTCGCGCTCCGCGCCCAGGTGCGCGGCGCAGCCGGCATCGTCACCGACGGCGGCACGCGCGACTTCGACGTCGTCGCGGCCATGGACATCCCGACGTTCTCGCAGGGCCCGCACCCGTCGGTGCTCGGCCGCCGGCACGTGCCGTGGGAGGTCGACGTCGCGATCTCGTGCGGCGGTGCGGCCGTCGAGCCGGGCGACGTGATCGTGGGCGACGGCGACGGCGTCATCGTGATCCCGCCGGCCCTCGCGTGGGAGGTCGCCCGAGAGGCGGCCGTTCAGGAGGCCGAGGACGAGTGGGTCGCGACGCAGGTGGCGGCCGGGGCATCCGTCGACGGACTCTTCCCCATGAACGCCGAGTGGCGGGCGCGGTACGAGGCCACCCTTCGACCGGGTCAGGGACCGGCGGCGAGATGA
- a CDS encoding GntR family transcriptional regulator, producing MTAESKSQLAYRFIRERIDDGRYVPGYRLVLGGIAKELDVSVVPVREAIRRLEAEGLVTFERNVGAQVALIKETEYLHTMQTLSLVEGAATALSAPYLTPEHLRRARAANERMRRTLDDFDPHRFTELNLEFHAVLFEECPNPHILDLVHRGWNRMRMLRDSSFSFVPGRARESVDEHDRIVDLIEQGADPLEIELAARRHRTATLDAMLAYQASHKHPTPAAAAAR from the coding sequence ATGACCGCCGAGAGCAAGTCGCAACTCGCGTACCGATTCATCCGCGAGCGCATCGACGACGGACGCTACGTGCCCGGGTACCGCCTCGTGCTCGGCGGGATCGCGAAGGAACTCGACGTCTCGGTCGTCCCGGTGCGCGAGGCGATCCGCCGCCTCGAGGCCGAGGGACTCGTGACGTTCGAGCGCAACGTCGGCGCGCAGGTCGCGCTGATCAAGGAGACCGAGTACCTGCACACCATGCAGACGCTCTCGCTCGTCGAGGGCGCCGCCACCGCGCTGTCGGCGCCGTACCTCACGCCCGAGCACCTGCGTCGCGCCCGGGCGGCGAACGAGCGGATGCGTCGCACGCTCGACGACTTCGACCCGCACCGGTTCACCGAGCTCAACCTCGAGTTCCACGCGGTGCTCTTCGAGGAGTGCCCGAACCCGCACATCCTCGACCTGGTGCACCGCGGCTGGAACCGGATGCGCATGCTGCGCGACTCCTCGTTCAGCTTCGTGCCCGGCCGCGCGCGCGAGTCCGTCGACGAGCACGATCGCATCGTCGACCTGATCGAGCAGGGCGCCGACCCGCTCGAGATCGAGCTCGCCGCGCGCCGCCATCGCACCGCCACGCTCGACGCGATGCTCGCCTACCAGGCCTCCCACAAGCACCCGACCCCGGCGGCCGCCGCCGCACGATGA
- the hpaE gene encoding 5-carboxymethyl-2-hydroxymuconate semialdehyde dehydrogenase, whose protein sequence is MTHHIPEGLPDRIRHYIDGEFVDSLGGEVFDVLDPVTNEPYVQAAAGQRADVDRAVAAARRAFTDGPWPRMLPRARARVLHRIADLVETQDARLAELETFDTGLPITQALGQAQRAAENFRFFADLIVAQRDDTYKVPGRQVNYVNRKPIGVAGLITPWNTPFMLESWKLAPALATGNTVVLKPAEFTPLSASLWADILREAGVPAGVFNLVNGLGEEAGDALVKHPDVPLISFTGESRTGQLIFGNAAPFLKGLSMELGGKSPAVVFADADLEQALDATVFGVFSLNGERCTAGSRILVERPIYDEFVERYAERARNIVVGDPHDPATEVGSLVHPEHYDKVMSYVEIGKGEGRLVAGGGRPEGLGTGNYVAPTVFADVAPDARIFQEEIFGPVVAITPFDTDEEALALANGVRYGLAAYIWTNDLQRAHNFSQAVEAGMVWLNSNNVRDLRTPFGGVKASGLGHEGGYRSIDFYTDQQAVHITLNEAHSPRFGTHSATTSH, encoded by the coding sequence ATGACGCACCACATCCCCGAGGGACTGCCCGACCGCATCCGCCACTACATCGACGGCGAGTTCGTCGACTCGCTCGGCGGCGAGGTGTTCGACGTGCTCGACCCGGTCACGAACGAGCCCTACGTGCAAGCTGCCGCCGGACAGCGGGCCGACGTCGACCGAGCGGTGGCCGCCGCCCGCCGCGCGTTCACCGACGGACCGTGGCCGCGCATGCTCCCCCGCGCCCGCGCTCGGGTGCTGCACCGCATCGCCGACCTCGTGGAGACGCAGGACGCCCGGCTCGCCGAGCTCGAGACCTTCGACACGGGCCTGCCGATCACGCAGGCGCTCGGCCAGGCGCAGCGCGCCGCCGAGAACTTCCGGTTCTTCGCCGACCTGATCGTCGCCCAGCGCGACGACACCTACAAGGTGCCCGGCCGCCAGGTGAACTACGTGAACCGCAAGCCCATCGGCGTCGCGGGCCTCATCACGCCGTGGAACACGCCGTTCATGCTCGAGTCGTGGAAGCTCGCCCCCGCGCTCGCGACGGGCAACACCGTGGTGCTGAAGCCCGCGGAGTTCACGCCGCTGTCCGCGTCGCTGTGGGCCGACATCCTCCGCGAGGCGGGCGTGCCGGCGGGCGTGTTCAACCTGGTCAACGGGCTCGGCGAGGAGGCGGGCGACGCGCTGGTGAAGCATCCGGATGTGCCGCTCATCTCGTTCACGGGCGAGAGCCGCACCGGGCAGCTCATCTTCGGCAACGCCGCGCCGTTCCTGAAGGGCCTGTCGATGGAGCTCGGCGGCAAGAGCCCGGCGGTCGTGTTCGCCGACGCCGACCTCGAGCAGGCGCTCGACGCGACCGTCTTCGGCGTGTTCTCGCTGAACGGCGAGCGCTGCACGGCGGGCAGCCGCATCCTCGTGGAGCGCCCGATCTACGACGAGTTCGTCGAGCGCTACGCCGAGCGCGCGCGCAACATCGTCGTCGGCGACCCGCACGACCCCGCCACCGAGGTGGGCTCGCTCGTGCACCCCGAGCACTACGACAAGGTCATGTCGTACGTCGAGATCGGCAAGGGCGAGGGCCGCCTCGTCGCCGGCGGCGGCCGCCCCGAGGGCCTCGGCACCGGCAACTACGTCGCCCCCACTGTGTTCGCGGACGTCGCGCCCGACGCGCGGATCTTCCAGGAGGAGATCTTCGGCCCGGTCGTCGCGATCACCCCGTTCGACACCGACGAGGAGGCCCTCGCGCTCGCCAACGGCGTGAGGTACGGCCTCGCCGCCTACATCTGGACCAACGACCTGCAGCGTGCGCACAACTTCTCGCAGGCCGTCGAGGCCGGCATGGTGTGGCTGAACTCGAACAACGTGCGCGACCTCCGCACGCCCTTCGGCGGCGTCAAGGCGTCGGGCCTCGGGCACGAGGGCGGCTACCGCTCGATCGACTTCTACACCGACCAGCAGGCCGTGCACATCACGCTGAACGAGGCGCACTCGCCGCGGTTCGGCACGCACTCGGCGACCACGAGCCACTGA
- the hpaD gene encoding 3,4-dihydroxyphenylacetate 2,3-dioxygenase yields MSTDHVVTGDGPEPVVTDTDPIAASNPIPTPAATPPDVVRCAYLDLVVTDLAASRAFYVDVLGLVVTEEDDEAIYLRSFEEFIHHNLVLRKGPVAAAAAFSYRVRTPEDLDRAVAFYSELGCRVERRPEGFAKGIGDSVRVEDPLGFPYEFFHEVEHVERLAWRYDLQTPGCLVRLDHFNQVTPDVPRAVKYMEDLGFRVTEDIQDQAGTTYAAWMRRKPTVHDTAMTGGDGPRLHHIAFSTHEKHNIIAICDKLGALRMSDVIERGPGRHGVSNAFYLYLRDPDGHRVEIYTQDYWTGDPDNPVVTWDVHDNQRRDWWGNPVVPSWYTEASLVLDLDGNPQPVVSRTDDSEMEVTIGADGFSYTRKGDEAKGFKLGHTL; encoded by the coding sequence ATGAGCACCGACCACGTCGTCACCGGAGACGGCCCAGAGCCCGTCGTGACGGACACCGACCCGATCGCCGCCTCGAACCCGATCCCCACGCCCGCCGCGACGCCGCCCGACGTGGTGCGCTGCGCCTACCTCGACCTCGTCGTCACCGACCTCGCCGCGTCCCGCGCGTTCTACGTCGACGTGCTGGGGCTCGTCGTGACCGAGGAGGACGACGAGGCGATCTACCTGCGCAGCTTCGAGGAGTTCATCCACCACAACCTCGTGCTGCGCAAGGGCCCGGTCGCGGCCGCCGCCGCGTTCTCGTACCGCGTGCGCACCCCCGAGGACCTCGACCGCGCCGTCGCGTTCTACTCCGAGCTCGGATGCCGCGTCGAGCGCCGCCCCGAGGGCTTCGCGAAGGGCATCGGCGACTCGGTGCGCGTCGAGGACCCGCTCGGCTTCCCCTACGAGTTCTTCCACGAGGTCGAGCACGTCGAGCGCCTCGCCTGGCGCTACGACCTGCAGACCCCCGGATGCCTCGTGCGCCTCGACCACTTCAACCAGGTCACGCCCGACGTGCCGCGGGCAGTGAAGTACATGGAGGACCTCGGCTTCCGCGTGACGGAGGACATCCAGGACCAGGCCGGCACGACGTACGCGGCCTGGATGCGCCGCAAGCCCACCGTGCACGACACCGCGATGACCGGCGGCGACGGACCCCGCCTGCACCACATCGCGTTCTCGACCCACGAGAAGCACAACATCATCGCGATCTGCGACAAGCTCGGCGCGCTGCGGATGTCGGACGTCATCGAGCGGGGCCCGGGCCGCCACGGCGTCTCGAACGCCTTCTACCTCTACCTTCGGGACCCCGACGGGCACCGCGTCGAGATCTACACGCAGGACTACTGGACGGGCGACCCCGACAACCCCGTCGTCACGTGGGACGTGCACGACAACCAGCGCCGCGACTGGTGGGGCAACCCCGTCGTGCCGTCGTGGTACACGGAGGCCTCGCTCGTGCTCGACCTCGACGGGAACCCGCAGCCCGTGGTCAGCCGCACCGACGACTCCGAGATGGAGGTGACCATCGGCGCCGACGGCTTCTCGTACACGCGCAAGGGCGACGAGGCGAAGGGCTTCAAGCTCGGGCACACGCTCTGA
- a CDS encoding sugar 3,4-ketoisomerase: MSTIPTVLDGQVRILELESFRDDRGTLTHITLDEVGLTVARSFVVRAPRGAVRGGHAHRRVRQVLFRASGTIRVDLSRHGEHASVVLDEQRPAVLIEAGVWAQQTYLDDGSTLIVFADGPFDPAEYTTDDDATTEDAS; this comes from the coding sequence GTGTCGACGATCCCGACCGTGCTCGACGGGCAGGTGCGCATCCTGGAGCTCGAGTCGTTCCGCGACGATCGCGGAACGCTCACGCACATCACCCTCGACGAGGTCGGCCTGACCGTGGCGCGATCGTTCGTCGTCCGCGCGCCGCGGGGCGCTGTGCGCGGCGGCCATGCGCATCGGCGCGTGCGGCAGGTGCTGTTCCGTGCGAGCGGCACGATCCGGGTCGATCTCAGCCGCCACGGCGAGCACGCCAGCGTAGTCCTCGACGAGCAGCGGCCCGCTGTGCTGATCGAGGCGGGCGTGTGGGCGCAGCAGACCTACCTCGACGACGGCTCGACGCTCATCGTGTTCGCCGACGGGCCCTTCGATCCCGCCGAGTACACGACCGATGACGACGCCACGACCGAGGACGCCTCATGA
- a CDS encoding NAD(P)/FAD-dependent oxidoreductase, whose protein sequence is MSRRRVAVLGAGIMGCAVAIHLARRGFDVTVYDREPAPMAAASRWNEGKIHLGYIYGADPTLATARHLLTGGLQFEDRLRELLGEDLDGHVTADDDIYLVHRRSVVGPETLRAKFEAVSDLVREHPDADRYLVDVSDARTAEIDPDELGTLAGDDIVAGFRVPERSVETRWVADRLAVVIASEPGVTLRLDTTVLGVEPADGERDAWRVRTDGDDERVNVVVNALWGGRLAIDAGAGLVPQPPWTHRFRQCVFIRTRTACVAPSALVAVGPFGDVKNYNGRDFYLSWYPAGLVAESSELELAAPELPSGPEAEAFVGRVRAALEPLMPGIGRVFDEAESTVVHGGFVYARGAGALDDPRSGLHRRDRYGVERTGTYFSVDTGKYSTAPWLARELAAGIAG, encoded by the coding sequence ATGAGCCGTCGACGGGTCGCGGTGCTCGGCGCCGGGATCATGGGCTGCGCCGTCGCCATCCACCTCGCCCGCCGCGGGTTCGACGTGACGGTCTACGACCGCGAGCCGGCCCCCATGGCGGCCGCGAGCCGCTGGAACGAGGGCAAGATCCACCTCGGCTACATCTACGGAGCCGACCCCACGCTGGCCACCGCGCGGCATCTCCTCACGGGCGGCCTGCAGTTCGAGGACCGCCTGCGAGAGCTCCTCGGCGAGGACCTCGACGGGCACGTCACGGCCGACGACGACATCTACCTCGTGCACCGCCGATCCGTGGTCGGACCCGAGACCTTGCGTGCGAAGTTCGAGGCGGTCAGCGATCTCGTCCGGGAGCATCCCGACGCCGACCGCTACCTCGTCGACGTCTCCGACGCCCGCACCGCCGAGATCGACCCCGACGAGCTCGGCACCCTCGCCGGAGACGACATCGTCGCGGGCTTCCGCGTCCCCGAGCGGTCGGTCGAGACCCGCTGGGTCGCGGACCGCCTGGCCGTCGTCATCGCGTCGGAGCCCGGCGTGACGCTCCGACTCGACACGACGGTGCTCGGCGTGGAGCCCGCGGACGGGGAACGTGACGCCTGGCGCGTGCGCACGGACGGCGACGACGAGCGCGTCAACGTGGTGGTGAACGCACTGTGGGGCGGGCGGCTGGCGATCGACGCCGGCGCCGGGCTCGTCCCCCAGCCGCCGTGGACCCATCGCTTCCGCCAGTGCGTGTTCATCCGGACCCGCACGGCGTGCGTCGCGCCGAGCGCGCTGGTCGCCGTCGGGCCCTTCGGCGACGTCAAGAACTACAACGGCCGGGACTTCTACCTGTCGTGGTACCCGGCCGGCCTCGTCGCCGAGTCCTCCGAACTCGAGCTGGCCGCCCCCGAACTCCCGTCGGGGCCCGAGGCCGAGGCGTTCGTCGGTCGTGTCCGAGCCGCCCTCGAGCCGCTCATGCCCGGGATCGGCCGGGTGTTCGACGAGGCGGAGTCGACCGTCGTGCACGGCGGCTTCGTCTACGCGCGGGGCGCCGGCGCCCTCGACGACCCGCGTTCGGGCCTTCATCGTCGCGACCGCTACGGCGTCGAGCGGACCGGGACGTACTTCTCGGTGGACACCGGCAAGTACTCGACCGCGCCGTGGCTCGCACGCGAGCTCGCCGCCGGGATCGCCGGCTGA
- a CDS encoding glycosyltransferase: protein MATVTPNGRETWQPLVTALVPTYNGAAFILRTLESLSAQTWPHLEVLIGDDCSTDDTLEVVRRFAADRPNVRIVERDGNLGWLRNSNDLMARADGELMFFAFHDDVVAPTYVERLVEALRGNDRAVLAFSDMHVHELDGTEHLHAFDELEGLSSAVDRGRVMVRRPENWWVPNRGLFRTSGFVEVGGIHPNQQGEFSADWTWLLGLALVGEFVRVPEALCTKYYMAGSLSKRWPHDAAQAQALRRSGIAEIRRSRLSPARKAALTGFLWRRVYGSRLPDGVKGVFRGLGW, encoded by the coding sequence ATGGCGACCGTGACGCCGAACGGCCGGGAGACGTGGCAGCCGCTCGTCACCGCGCTCGTTCCGACCTACAACGGAGCGGCGTTCATCCTGCGCACGCTCGAGAGCCTGTCGGCGCAGACGTGGCCGCACCTCGAGGTCCTCATCGGCGACGACTGCTCGACCGACGACACGCTCGAGGTCGTGCGGCGCTTCGCCGCGGACCGTCCGAACGTGCGGATCGTCGAGCGCGACGGCAACCTGGGCTGGCTGCGCAACTCGAACGACCTCATGGCGCGGGCCGACGGCGAGCTCATGTTCTTCGCGTTCCACGACGACGTCGTGGCCCCGACCTACGTGGAGCGCCTGGTCGAGGCGCTCCGGGGGAACGACCGCGCCGTGCTCGCCTTCAGCGACATGCACGTGCACGAGCTCGACGGCACCGAGCACCTGCACGCGTTCGACGAGCTCGAGGGGCTCTCGAGCGCCGTCGACCGCGGACGTGTCATGGTCCGCCGTCCCGAGAACTGGTGGGTGCCGAACCGCGGCCTCTTCCGCACGTCGGGTTTCGTCGAGGTGGGCGGGATCCATCCCAACCAGCAGGGCGAGTTCTCGGCCGACTGGACCTGGCTGCTCGGGCTCGCACTCGTCGGGGAGTTCGTCCGCGTGCCCGAGGCGCTGTGCACGAAGTACTACATGGCGGGGAGCCTCTCGAAGCGCTGGCCGCACGACGCCGCGCAGGCGCAGGCGCTGCGGCGGTCGGGCATCGCCGAGATCCGCCGGAGCCGCTTGAGCCCGGCGCGCAAGGCGGCGCTCACGGGGTTCCTCTGGCGGCGCGTCTACGGCAGCCGCCTGCCCGACGGGGTCAAGGGCGTGTTCCGCGGCCTCGGCTGGTGA
- a CDS encoding alpha/beta fold hydrolase, with product MRQVRAADVPTLHAESPDGVLIAYRVHGDLTAPADAPRPPVLLVHGFASNAAVTWEGTGWVRSLRDAGRAAIDVDLRGHGDSDKPVDADDYAPERLGGDLVAVLDSAGVDVVDVVGYSMGNRVVSALTELAPERVRRVVIGGAGPNELFASWDLDDARGVLERDEPARNPVIEQVLRPAIAAGADRESLLACIEGVSGAPLVIPGDIPTLFVAGEDDPVPQGARELALEWDADYVSIPGRDHVSTLTSRAFKDAALAFLA from the coding sequence GTGAGGCAGGTGCGCGCCGCCGACGTCCCCACGCTGCACGCCGAGAGCCCCGACGGGGTGCTCATCGCGTATCGCGTGCACGGCGACCTTACGGCACCCGCGGATGCCCCGCGCCCGCCGGTGCTCCTGGTGCACGGCTTCGCCTCGAACGCCGCGGTCACGTGGGAGGGCACCGGCTGGGTGCGGTCGCTCCGCGACGCCGGACGCGCCGCGATCGACGTCGACCTCCGCGGCCACGGCGACAGCGACAAGCCGGTCGACGCCGACGACTACGCGCCCGAGCGCCTCGGCGGCGACCTCGTCGCGGTGCTCGATTCGGCGGGCGTCGACGTGGTCGACGTCGTCGGCTACTCGATGGGCAACCGCGTGGTGTCGGCGCTCACCGAGCTCGCGCCCGAGCGCGTCCGGCGCGTCGTGATCGGCGGCGCGGGCCCGAACGAGCTCTTCGCCAGCTGGGACCTCGACGACGCACGCGGCGTGCTCGAGCGCGACGAGCCCGCCCGCAACCCCGTCATCGAGCAGGTCCTGCGCCCGGCGATCGCGGCCGGCGCCGACCGCGAGTCGCTCCTCGCCTGCATCGAGGGCGTCTCGGGCGCGCCGCTCGTGATCCCGGGCGACATCCCGACGCTGTTCGTCGCCGGCGAGGACGACCCCGTGCCCCAGGGTGCACGCGAACTCGCGCTCGAGTGGGACGCCGACTACGTGTCGATCCCCGGCCGCGACCACGTCTCGACGCTCACCTCCCGCGCGTTCAAGGACGCGGCGCTGGCGTTCCTCGCCTGA
- a CDS encoding isochorismatase family protein, whose protein sequence is MTRALFIIDVQNDFTEGGALGVQGGAAVAAGVTELLEKHRDVYKVVVASRDWHDADNDNGGHFATDDEPDFVDTWPEHCVAGSDGAEYHPAFDASVVDIHVRKGQGVPAYSIFEGIDDDGRPVAHHLDELGITDVDLVGLATDYCVRASGLDAIEHGRHVRVFTDLVAGVTPASSDAALAELGHAGAEITESSVLDEATA, encoded by the coding sequence GTGACGAGGGCACTGTTCATCATCGACGTGCAGAACGACTTCACCGAGGGCGGCGCGCTGGGCGTGCAGGGAGGTGCGGCCGTCGCCGCAGGCGTGACCGAGCTGCTCGAGAAGCACCGCGACGTCTACAAGGTCGTCGTCGCGTCGCGCGACTGGCACGACGCCGACAACGACAACGGCGGGCACTTCGCCACCGACGACGAGCCCGACTTCGTCGACACGTGGCCCGAGCACTGCGTCGCCGGCAGCGACGGCGCCGAGTACCACCCGGCGTTCGACGCGTCGGTCGTCGACATCCACGTGCGCAAGGGGCAGGGCGTGCCGGCGTACTCGATCTTCGAGGGCATCGACGACGACGGCCGCCCGGTCGCGCACCACCTCGACGAGCTCGGCATCACCGATGTCGACCTCGTCGGCCTCGCGACCGACTACTGCGTGCGGGCGAGCGGCCTCGACGCCATCGAGCACGGCCGCCACGTGCGCGTGTTCACCGACCTCGTCGCGGGCGTCACCCCCGCGAGCTCGGACGCCGCGCTCGCCGAGCTCGGCCACGCGGGCGCCGAGATCACGGAGTCCTCGGTGCTCGACGAGGCGACGGCGTGA